A genomic window from Colletotrichum destructivum chromosome 7, complete sequence includes:
- a CDS encoding Putative glycosyltransferase 34, nucleotide-diphospho-sugar transferase, whose amino-acid sequence MNRPKFLQVLVSPLAIKVFVSIVLLLTAVRTLMLYTVNSTTTRIDHVTSSHPPNHREHHCLPPTPSDVLAQFETLKSACPNHPASRGAAVRVTTATAHFGKVEKHYQDALQTHVMHTMLHGQRLEVMCSPLVDDLWNKPAFLLSMLLDEMLKPRRERAEWIFWVDRDTIILDQCRPASSFLPPSRTDGAAATNNGEGEKDGGEKAPDDQVQLLATKDWNGLNNGVFLLRVGQWAVELFSAVLAFRHYRPDVELPFTEQSAMGFLIGEPEFEKGVQFVPQTWFNAYPGGNASTFLEREDEAGLADYQARRGDFLVHFAGVGERGKAMDDWVGMLQRNGSSLAAETWRTQRNASRAIMEFWGDSAS is encoded by the coding sequence ATGAATCGCCCGAAGTTTCTGCAGGTCTTGGTGTCCCCTCTGGCCATCAAAGTCTTCGTTTCCATCGTTCTCCTACTGACCGCGGTCCGAACTCTGATGCTATACACCGTCAACTCGACAACGACTCGGATCGATCACGTCACCTCTTCCCACCCGCCGAACCACAGAGAACACCATTGTCTACCGCCCACTCCCTCCGATGTGCTGGCGCAGTTCGAGACCCTCAAGTCGGCGTGCCCAAACCACCCAGCATCCAGGGGGGCCGCCGTCCGCGTCACCACCGCGACGGCGCATTtcggcaaggtcgagaaACACTACCAGGACGCGTTGCAGACGCACGTCATGCACACGATGCTCCACGGCCAGCGGCTCGAGGTCATGTGCTCgccgctcgtcgacgacctctgGAACAAGCCGGCGTTCCTCCTGTCCAtgctgctggacgagatgCTGAAGCCGCGCCGGGAGCGGGCAGAGTGGATATTCTGGGTCGACCGCGATaccatcatcctcgaccaGTGCCGGCCGGCGTCCAGCTTCCTGCCCCCGAGCCGGaccgatggcgccgccgccaccaataacggagagggagagaaagacggCGGGGAGAAGGCGCCGGACGACCAAGTGCAGCTCCTGGCCACCAAGGACTGGAACGGGCTGAACAACGGCGTCTTCCTGCTGCGGGTCGGGCAGTGGGCCGTCGAGCTCTTCagcgccgtcctcgccttCCGGCACTACCGGCCGGACGTCGAGCTGCCGTTCACGGAGCAGAGCGCGATGGGGTTCCTCATCGGGGAGCCCGAGTTCGAGAAGGGCGTGCAGTTCGTGCCGCAGACGTGGTTCAACGCGTACCCGGGCGGCAACGCGAGCACGTTCCTCGAgcgggaggacgaggccgggctgGCGGACTACCAGGCGCGGCGGGGGGACTTCCTGGTGCACTTCGCGGGCGTCGGGGAACGGGGGAAGGCCATGGACGACTGGGTGGGCATGCTGCAGAGGAACGGGAGCTcgctggcggccgagacgtGGCGGACGCAGAGGAATGCCTCGAGGGCGATCATGGAGTTTTGGGGGGATTCAGCTTCgtga
- a CDS encoding Putative CSC1/OSCA1-like, 7TM region, 10TM putative phosphate transporter, extracellular tail codes for MSTLDDLQSGQDNRGEALGDESGSSISGLVSTLAVCAPIAGVYLVIFLILRRSQRRFYAPRTYLGSLRESERSPSLPSGIFNWFAHFWKIPDIYALKHQSLDSYLFLRFLRICATICLVGLIMTWPVLFPVNATGGGTAQQLDILTYSNIDVTVSSGLNRLYAHALIGWLFYGFVMYLIMRECIFYINLRQAFLLSPTYAKRISSRTVLFTSVPDAYLDEAKFKKLFSESIKRVWITGDTEKLDELVEERDKVAMKLEKAQVKLIKLANAARLKAVKNGASADKTPSAQDTESGDAAARWIPQKKRPTHRLGLLGLVGRKVDTIEWCRAELQRLIPAVDAAQADYRAGKYKKIPAVFAEFYTQSDAQAAFQVTTHHQALQMTPKYIGIQPTEVIWKSLRVSWWQKVVRRYAVIAFIAALIIFWAIPVTLVGIISQVSYLEKVSFLTWLQKIPDVIMGVVSGLLPSVALAVLMSLVPVIMRLCAKLSGEPSDSRVELFTQNAYYWFQLIQVFLITTISGSAIATIQAIAENPGSIFGTLSTALPKSYSFYISYFIVQGITLAVGVLTQVVAFAIFVAVLKFLTNTPRALYQKWSTLAAISWGSVLPVYTTIAVISITYAIIAPLMLFFSTIGMGLFYLSYRYNILFVTDTRIDTRGLLYPRALKQLFAGVYLAEICLIGLFAVSVAIGPLVLMIVFLIFSVLFHLTMNSVLDPLMYTLPRTLQVEEESLSAEIEGMDRKDSGRGVSEEQNGDSSNLFKKIPNIKKFSPGGEENTVEKGGNIVTRFLKPWIFADYLTLRQLVPHDAATIDEMYPGAIQDNAYYPPSVSSLPPLLWIPEDSAGVSKYEIAQTSKIIPITDEGCQLDEKNKLVWDSEGARPPIWDEKIYY; via the exons ATGTCGACCCTCGACGATCTTCAGAGCGGCCAGGACAATAGGGGTGAGGCTCTCGGCGATGAGTCGGGCAGCTCCATCTCCGGTCTGGTCAGCACTCTGGCCGTCTGCGCCCCTATTGCCGGCGTCTACCTCGTTATCTTCCTTATCCTTCGCCGGAGCCAACGTCGATTCTATGCGCCGCGAACCTACCTCGGCAGTTTGCGTGAAAG TGAAcgatcgccgagcttgccCAGCGGCATCTTCAACTGGTTTGCTCACTTTTGGAAGATCCCCGACATTTATGCTCTCAAGCACCAGTCCCTCGACTCCTATCTCTTTCTTCGCTTCCTCCGTATCTGCGCCACCATCTGCTTGGTCGGCCTCATCATGACCTGGCCCGTCCTGTTTCCCGTCAATGCTACGGGCGGAGGAACGGCCCAGCAGCTTGACATCCTGACGTACAGCAACATCGACGTGACCGTCTCCTCCGGCCTCAACCGCTTGTACGCCCACGCCCTCATCGGCTGGCTCTTCTACGGCTTCGTCATGTACCTCATCATGCGCGAGTGCATCTTCTACATCAACCTGCGCCAAGCCTTCTTGCTCTCCCCGACCTACGCCAAGCGCATCTCGTCGCGCACAGTTCTCTTCACCTCGGTCCCCGACGCCTAcctggacgaggccaagTTCAAGAAGCTCTTCAGCGAGTCGATCAAGAGGGTCTGGATCACCGGCGAcaccgagaagctcgacgagctcgtcgaggagcgcGACAAGGTTGCCATGAAGCTCGAAAAGGCCCAAGTCAAGCTTATCAagctcgccaacgccgcgcGCCTCAAGGCTGTCAAGAACGGCGCATCTGCCGACAAGACCCCTTCCGCCCAGGACACCGAGTCTGGCGATGCCGCTGCTCGCTGGATCCCCCAGAAGAAGCGTCCGAcccaccgcctcggcctgctgggcctcgtcggcaGAAAGGTCGACACAATCGAATGGTGCCGCGCCGAGCTTCAACGCTTGATCCCCGCCGTTGATGCCGCCCAAGCCGACTACCGTGCCGGAAAGTACAAGAAGATccccgccgtcttcgccgagtTTTACACCCAGTCGGATGCTCAGGCCGCCTTCCAGGTCACGACCCATCACCAGGCCCTTCAGATGACGCCCAAGTACATCGGAATCCAGCCCACCGAGGTCATCTGGAAGTCCCTCCGGGTCTCGTGGTGGCAAAAGGTCGTCCGGCGTTACGCAgtcatcgccttcatcgccgccctcatcatcttctGGGCCATCCCCGTCAccctcgtcggcatcatctcgCAGGTGTCTTACCTCGAGAAGGTGTCCTTCCTGACCTGGCTTCAAAAGATCCCAGATGTTATCATGGGCGTCGTGTCCGGCCTGCTTCCCAGTGTCGCCTTGGCCGTTCTCATGTCGCTGGTCCCCGTCATCATGCGCCTCTGCGCCAAGCTCTCTGGCGAGCCCTCGGACTCCCGCGTTGAACTCTTCACCCAGAACGCCTACTACTGGTTCCAGCTGATCCAGGTCTTCCTGATAACAACCATCTCCGGATCGGCCATCGCAACGATCCAAGCCATCGCCGAAAACCCCGGTTCCATCTTCGGTACCCTGTCCACTGCGTTGCCCAAGTCGTACAGCTTCTACATCAGCTACTTCATCGTCCAGGGTATCACCCTCGCGGTTGGCGTCTTGACTCAGGTGGTCGCTTTCGCCATCTTCGTGGCCGTGCTCAAGTTCCTCACCAACACGCCCAGAGCGCTCTACCAGAAGTGGTCCACGCTGGCGGCCATCTCTTGGGGAAGCGTCCTCCCCGTCTACACAACCATTGCGGTCATTA GCATTACGTATGCCATCATCGCACCTCTCATGCTGTTCTTCTCGACCATTGGTATGGGGTTGTTCTACCTCTCGTACCGCTACAACATCCTGTTCGTCACCGACACCAGGATCGACACTAGGGGCCTCCTGTACCCCCGCGCCCTCAAGCAGCTCTTCGCCGGCGTTTACCTGGCCGAGATCTGTCTGATTGGTCTTTTCGCCGTGTCGGTCGCCATTGGACCTCTCGTCCTCATGATCGTCTTCTTGATCTTCTCCGTCCTGTTCCACCTTACCATGAACAGCGTGCTGGACCCTCTCATGTACACACTCCCCAGAACACTgcaggtggaggaggagtcTCTGAGCGCCGAGATTGAGGGCATGGACCGCAAGGACTCGGGCCGAGGCGTTTCGGAGGAGCAGAACGGCGACTCGAGCAACCTGTTCAAGAAGATCCCCAACATCAAGAAGTTCagccccggcggcgaggagaacaCAGTCGAGAAGGGCGGAAACATTGTGACTCGGTTCCTCAAGCCCTGGATCTTTGCCGACTACCTCACGCTCCGCCAGTTGGTCCCCCACGACGCGGCCACCATCGACGAGATGTACCCCGGCGCCATCCAAGATAACGCCTATTACCCTCCTTCGGTTTCGAGCTTGCCTCCTTTGCTTTGGATCCCCGAGGACTCTGCGGGAGTATCCAAGTACGAGATTGCGCAGACGAGCAAGATCATCCCCATCACGGACGAGGGATGCCAGCTggacgagaagaacaagcTCGTGTGGGACTCGGAGGGCGCAAGACCCCCGATCTGGGACGAGAAGATTTACTACTAA
- a CDS encoding Putative FAD-binding domain, FAD/NAD(P)-binding domain superfamily: MSSPKVLIIGCGVAGPVVACFLKQKGYEPIVFERIESPGDVGASLMICPNGLKVLERVGPIPDKLLENGPPVLELCDHKASGEVLGGSDIPTAFAKRYGQPAVGVKRTLITSWLRDMAEEKGIELRMGWALERIEESNDSITAFFEGGKSETGSFLIGCDGLKATTRKLLLARAGLQDGLPSFTGLTQTAGVSPTPDAFRGRPGARNWYGELSHVICYDMTHDKTSWALTLPGEAVEEASWGLFDDEQRAAAKKAISITLAAKGWDPVVLGLVNSAERLIKYGIYDRPELSPEQWYSGRCVMIGDAVHPTSVHLGQGANQSCEDCYYLAEAIPDFDHTKPLSTEQLSSIFKSFAEKQQPHTSVLVNGARALGRARVAPPEACVQRDAAISQAMADRAGLQAKFDFTYSRPFQRPS; the protein is encoded by the exons ATGTCTTCCCCCAAAGTCCTCATCATCGGGTGCGGCGTGGCCGGGCCCGTCGTGGCATGCTTTCTAAAGCAAAAGGGCTATGAACCCATCGTTTTCGAACGAATAGAATCACCGGGCGACGTGGGCGCCTCGTTGATGATCTGCCCCAACGGCCTCAAGGTCCTCGAGCGCGTCGGGCCCATCCCCGACAAGCTGTTGGAGAACGGGCCGCCGGTCCTCGAGCTGTGCGACCACAAGGCTTCGGGCGAGGTTCTCGGCGGCTCCGACATCCCGACCGCGTTCGCCAAGCGGTACGGCCAGCCTGCCGTCGGGGTCAAGCGGACCTTGATCACCTCGTGGCTCAGGGAcatggcggaggagaagggcatcgAGCTGAGGATGGGCTGGGCGCTCGAGAGGATTGAAGAGTCCAACGATTCCATCACGGCTTTCTTCGAGGGAGGAAAATCCGAGACCGGATCGTTCCTCATTGGCTGCGACGGGCTGAAGGCCACGACCAGAAAACTGCTCCTTGCGCGAGCCGGCCTGCAGGACGGACTGCCTTCGTTTACAGGTTTGACACAG ACCGCTGGGGTTTCGCCGACCCCAGATGCTTTCCGTGGACGTCCCGGGGCGAGGAACTGGTATGGCGAGCTGAGCCATGTCATCTGCTACGACATGACCCACGACAAGACGTCGTGGGCCCTGACGCTACCTGGTgaagccgtcgaggaggcgtCATGGGGTTTGTTCGATGACGAGCAGAGAGCGGCAGCCAAGAAGGCCATCTCGATCACGTTGGCGGCCAAGGGATGGGATCCGGTGGTGCTGGGCTTGGTCAACTCGGCCGAGCGCCTGATCAAGTACGGCATCTACGACCGCCCGGAGCTCAGCCCGGAACAGTGGTACTCGGGACGATGCGTCATGATCGGGGACGCCGTCCATCCCACGAGCGTCCATCTCGGTCAGGGCGCCAACCAGTCATG CGAGGACTGCTACTATCTCGCAGAGGCGATCCCAGACTTCGACCACACCAAGCCGCTCTCGACGGAGCAGCTGTCATCGATATTCAAGTCCTTCGCGGAAAAGCAGCAGCCGCACACGTCCGTCTTGGTCAACGGCGCGAGGGCGCTCGGCCGTGCTCGCGTGGCACCGCCCGAAGCTTGTGTCCAGCGCGACGCGGCAATTTCCCAGGCCATGGCTGATCGAGCGGGACTTCAGGCAAAGTTCGACTTTACCTACTCGAGACCGTTTCAAAGACCCTCATAA
- a CDS encoding Putative GroES-like superfamily, alcohol dehydrogenase-like, NAD(P)-binding domain superfamily, protein MTQPERTRKVILVQSPGTATVATVPIPILSPTNILVKTACVGLNPSDAKMVQAGTPQGSMAGLDFAGEVVSKGSQVGSHIRPGDRVCGVAFGYNRDNDATGAFAEYVVAEEHLVFGIPDGLSFQEAATLPCGLLTGGMVLHHSMKLRDAPADMTAHVLVYGGSTASGIFMIQLLKHAGFIPVATCSPHNFHLVKEAGAAAAFDYNSPTCASDIRALTDDRLAHAADCITTPASMKICYDAMGAAGGRYVALDSFPIVSHSRRAVRPSWVFAMSAFGCAVDWVAPYKCHPTPADRLFAETWMRRAAGLVRDGEVRPLRFRIVGDSLGDVSKGLEELRRGTVSGEKLVCIVNRSIVNPV, encoded by the exons ATGACGCAGCCCGAGAGAACGAGAAAGGTCATACTGGTCCAGAGCCCGGGGACGGCCACGGTAGCAACAGTTCCCATACCGATACTGTCACCCAccaacatcctcgtcaaGACGGCATGCGTCGGCCTCAACCCCTCGGACGCAAAGATGGTACAGGCCGGTACGCCCCAAGGCTCCATGGCGGGCCTCGATTTCGCCGGCGAGGTGGTCTCCAAGGGATCTCAGGTCGGCTCGCACATCCGGCCCGGCGACCGGGTGTGCGGCGTCGCCTTCGGATACAACAGAGACAACGATGCCACTGGTGCCTTCGCCGAGTAcgtcgtggccgaggagcatCTGGTCTTTGGCATCCCCGACGGCCTGTCGTTCCAAGAAGCCGCCACTCTCCCGTGCGGTCTGCTCACCGGCGGCATGGTTCTTCACCACTCGATGAAGCTGAGAGACGCACCCGCAGATATGACCGCACACGTCTTGGTGTACGGTGGGAGCACGGCCTCCGGCATATTCATGATACAGCTTCTCAAGCA TGCCGGATTCATACCCGTAGCAACATGCTCGCCTCACAACTTCCATCTAGTCAAAGAGGCCggggccgcggccgccttCGACTACAACTCGCCCACGTGCGCATCTGACATCCGCGCCCTGACCGACGACCGCCTGGCCCACGCGGCCGACTGCATCACCACGCCCGCGTCCATGAAGATCTGCTACGACGCcatgggcgccgccggcggtcgctacgtcgccctcgacagcTTCCCGATCGTGTCCCACTCGCGGCGCGCCGTCCGGCCATCCTGGGTATTCGCCATGAGCGCCTTCGGCTGCGCCGTCGACTGGGTGGCCCCGTACAAGTGCCATCCCACCCCGGCCGACCGTCTGTTCGCCGAGACCTGGATGAGGCGGGCGGCCGGCCTCGTGCGAGATGGGGAGGTCAGGCCGCTCCGGTTTCGCATTGTGGGCGACTCGCTGGGGGATGTGAGCAAGGGCCTCGAAGAGCTGCGACGGGGGACGGTGTCgggcgagaagctcgtctGCATCGTCAACAGGTCCATCGTGAACCCCGTTTGA
- a CDS encoding Putative zn(2)Cys(6) fungal-type DNA-binding domain-containing protein: protein MVTATGSPERAVAAGRAQQQPLLGDGGLGGGGGACATATHTPPLPPPFTSMSPPNPPRPTPNPSPNPSNTPIHQRGSATWRPQRGRIATTPTKPSPSPSPSIDAFERHSVTTQQSPTAKSRLSCLVAFIYRSAQSRESHPAMAEALLGLAPSYGDAPSNKPSIARPDDLPAQLRRDLELKKTPTRCEHVLVTLEVPSTVEFAIRETDAEAPEANDPALAGVPTRIVEGQPVKVVRAYETIISQPHDNPAIQRSVAKHIVGLLSTADESTWVVREVSRGQYGWTFTYICKDSVAMWNRQVGKTANKALIGEYSQKELEPVISGRPAFDCRGTLTIAFSKNSRTINIKYEHTPFHKTVGEMIEHFRPLPPAAPPASLIPACDKPKKAKTPRKRKSEANGDGTPSQPKKKKRKTKSEAAAAANGQGAQEEAAGNDPSTATVLTKADAAVRSGVHLHAVLDVPPAEAARRREVAIRLLSDSGVDPESLSTEQFSIFANQSPDLQKESLAMLAKYGAERLRIVHPSDVNPASSTSAPPTSDQPAAQARTADDPASFLESPAPTKKRRPRKSKAAAGDAEEEELTPAPAGTPLRQVSRGSCIACRRAKTKCDRAKPTCSLCEEEGVECQYPLVKKQAAKQKEEKSSVLVDDDQNETEAEAEPEPEPEAAPESEPEPALETETAPETEAETEEQEQEPDDIETIDYTSNMPVANMITPAAETPSQDYFNSGHNQLSYTHTASNDMGISQSVSSYSETLVSVSYAEPSSLTDTTAAYTHSNADAANFVQPADTRNVGHSQAATAGSLGYHHQPATKSPQTTGTSPTATRRSLPTGIPQQQPITDSAVPLSNYAQNWQSMSPTKPTNTVSPSMSARQHRSRKSAQIPTPSAVSQQSAAANDTTQQIAAQAAMRQQQQQQQQQPSPTQGVAQVSQAPRVVSPFQASVQTVRAKSRAGHRASTRTPVNEQRPSPSHHTVEPSTTRGTLDTTTYNNSDTHSLSSVSNYNTYGAKYPNAGGNTLAEADTKLAYQPYAPQTTSAAPSTYTSYDHGRSSMTPQNNTSNLPYTPNNNPRSGQMHNSQPQSQSRHNTQQPYRDKAATETPTTNPYAQSSSAAQQQQQQRQQQQPQQQSSTLQSFNMRNAATASQAMPSTRHKSQQQHQQQNQQQQQQPSQSYGSYSSQTQQQPTQSDQHSWYGFGSGTNTSFPSANVSGGYAARGGASMNYGTSSSSGNQAYQQQHHHQNPDGIPNHSYAGDDNDMYELLKNSLHGPGR from the exons ATGGTCACAGCCACGGGCTCACCCGAGCGTGCTGTGGCGGCAGGTCgagcacagcagcagcccctGCTTGGGGACGGGGGcttggggggtgggggtggaGCTTGCGCCACAGCTACGCACACTCCACCCTTGCCTCCACCTTTCACGTCCATGTCCCCGCCGAACCCTCCCCGTCCTACTCCCAATCCCAGTCCCAATCCCAGTAACACTCCCATTCACCAACGCGGTTCCGCGACATGGCGCCCCCAGCGCGGGCGAATCGCAACAACTCCGACCAaaccatcgccatcgccgtcgccgtccatcGATGCCTTCGAGCGGCACTCGGTCACCACCCAGCAATCCCCGACCGCCAAGTCGCGACTGTCATGCCTCGTTGCCTTTATTTATCGCAGCGCACAGTCCCGAGAATCGCATccggccatggccgaggccttGCTGGGCCTGGCGCCCTCGTATGGCGACGCGCCGAGTAACAAACCATCCATCGCACGCCCCGACGACCTCCCAGCCCAGCTCCGCCGCGATCTCGAACTCAAAAAGACCCCCACGCGATGCGAACATGTCCTCGTCACGCTCGAGGTGCCGTCCACCGTCGAGTTCGCCATCCGTGAGACCGACGCCGAAGCGCCCGAGGCCAACGATCCCGCCTTGGCTGGCGTCCCAAcccgcatcgtcgagggccagcCCGTGAAGGTTGTGCGCGCCTACGagaccatcatcagccagCCCCACGACAACCCTGCAATCCAGCGATCTGTTGCCAAACACATTGTTGGCCTGTTGTCGACAGCAGACGAGAGTACCTGGGTCGTCCGAGAGGTCTCGCGCGGCCAGTACGGTTGGACCTTCACCTACATCTGCAAGGACTCTGTCGCCATGTGGAACCGCCAGGTCGGCAAGACGGCAAACAAGGCTCTCATTGGAGAGTATAGTCAGAAGGAGCTGGAACCCGTCATCTCAG GCAGACCGGCGTTTGATTGTCGCGGCACTCTTACCATCGCCTTCTCCAAGAACTCGAGAACAATCAACATCAAGTACGAGCACACGCCCTTCCACAAGACCGTCGGCGAGATGATTGAGCATTTCCGGCCGCTGCCCCCTGCAGCACCACCGGCTTCCCTCATCCCCGCTTGCGACAAGCCGAAAAAGGCCAAGAccccgaggaagaggaaaagcGAGGCAAATGGGGATGGGACGCCCAGTCAAcccaagaagaaaaagaggaagacgaagtcGGAGgccgcggctgcggcgaACGGTCAGGGTGCGCAAGAAGAGGCCGCTGGCAACGACCCGTCAACGGCCACCGTCTTGAccaaggccgacgccgccgtgcgAAGTGGCGTTCACTTACATGCTGTCCTCGATGTGCCTCCGGCCGAAGCCGCCCGGCGTCGTGAAGTTGCCATCAGACTCCTCAGCGACAGCGGTGTCGACCCAGAGAGTCTTTCTACCGAGCAGTTCAGCATCTTCGCCAACCAGTCTCCGGATCTCCAGAAAGAATCCCTTGCCATGTTGGCCAAGTACGGCGCCGAGAGACTTCGAATTGTGCATCCCAGCGATGTCAACCCGGCATCGTCAACAAGCGCACCACCCACGTCTGACCAACCTGCCGCCCAAGCGAGAACTGCTGACGATCCCGCATCATTTTTGGAATCCCCCGCCCCCACCAAGAAAAGACGCCCGCGAAAGTCCAAGGCGGCGgctggcgatgccgaggaggaagagctgACCCCGGCCCCCGCGGGCACTCCGCTAAGGCAAGTCTCGAGAGGTTCCTGCATTGCTTGCAGAAGAGCAAAGACCAAG TGCGACCGAGCCAAGCCTACTTGCTCTTTGTGTGAGGAAGAGGGCGTCGAGTGTCAATACCCCCTTGTCAAAAAACAGGCGGCCAAacagaaggaggagaagtcATCGGTACTggtggacgacgaccaaAATGAGACTGAAGCGGAAGCCGAACCTGAACCAGAACCCGAGGCTGCGCCGGAGTctgagcctgagcctgcTCTCGAGACGGAAACTGCCccggagacggaggcggaAACTGAagagcaggagcaggagccCGATGACATCGAGACCATCGATTACACGTCCAATATGCCCGTCGCCAACATGATTACTCCAGCCGCCGAGACTCCCAGCCAGGACTACTTCAACTCTGGCCACAATCAACTGTCATATACGCACACTGCTTCTAACGATATGGGCATATCTCAGAGTGTGTCCTCGTATTCCGAGACCTTGGTCAGCGTGAGTTACGCGGAGCCGTCGTCTCTTACCGATACTACAGCAGCCTACACTCACTCAAACGCGGATGCGGCGAATTTTGTTCAGCCCGCCGATACGAGGAACGTGGGTCATTCACAGGCGGCTACTGCCGGCAGTCTTGGTTATCATCATCAGCCTGCAACCAAGAGTCCTCAGACGACGGGAACCTCTCCTACTGCTACACGCCGCAGCTTGCCAACCGGGATCCCGCAGCAGCAACCCATCACCGATAGCGCCGTTCCGCTCTCCAACTACGCGCAGAACTGGCAGAGCATGTCACCGACCAAGCCGACAAACACGGTGTCGCCATCCATGTCGGCGCGGCAACATCGGTCGCGCAAGTCAGCCCAGATACCTACACCAAGCGCTGTCAGTCAACAGTCGGCGGCCGCCAATGATACTACGCAACAGATTGCAGCGCAAGCCGCTATgcgtcagcagcagcagcagcagcagcagcagccttcTCCCACGCAAGGAGTAGCTCAAGTCTCCCAAGCACCGCGAGTTGTCTCGCCGTTCCAAGCTTCCGTGCAGACGGTTCGAGCTAAGAGTCGAGCCGGCCATCGAGCGTCAACCCGCACACCCGTCAACGAGCAGCGGCCGAGTCCGTCTCATCATACTGTcgagccgtcgacgacccgAGGAACGCTTGACACCACCACATACAACAACAGCGACACCCATTCTTTGAGCAGTGTTTCCAACTACAATACCTACGGCGCGAAATACCCGAACGCAGGGGGCAACACCTTGGCGGAAGCAGACACGAAACTGGCGTATCAGCCGTACGCGCCGCAGACCACCTCTGCAGCTCCTTCGACATACACGTCATACGACCACGGCAGAAGCAGCATGACGCCCCAGAACAATACCAGCAACCTGCCGTATACCCCGAACAACAATCCGCGGTCCGGGCAGATGCACAACTCCCAACCCCAATCCCAATCTCGCCATAACACGCAACAGCCTTATAGAGATAAAGCGGCCACCGAAACGCCTACTACAAACCCGTACGCGCAGTCCTCGTCGGcagcacagcagcagcagcagcaacgacaacaacaacaaccacagCAACAGTCCTCTACGCTGCAGTCGTTCAATATGCGAAATGCGGCAACGGCTAGCCAAGCCATGCCATCCACAAGACACAaaagccagcagcaacatcagcaacaaaaccagcagcagcagcagcaaccgtCTCAGTCGTACGGCTCGTACTCGTCTCAAACGCAGCAACAGCCTACGCAATCGGACCAGCACAGCTGGTATGGTTTCGGATCGGGCACGAATACATCGTTCCCATCGGCAAACGTTTCGGGAGGATACGCGGCTAGAGGCGGCGCTTCCATGAACTACGGCACTAGCTCGAGCAGCGGCAATCAGGCataccagcagcagcaccatcaCCAAAACCCTGACGGTATACCGAATCACAGCTATGCTGGGGACGATAACGACATGTACGAGCTGCTGAAGAACTCTCTACATGGCCCTGGCCGttga